The following nucleotide sequence is from Labrys wisconsinensis.
AGTTCGAAGGCCGGGCCGAGGGCACGCTGGTCTGGCCGCCGCGCGGCTCCTTCGGCCACGGCTACGATCCGATGTTCCAGCCCGACGGCAGCGACCGGACCTTCGCCGAGATGGGCGAGGCGGAGAAGAACACGCGCTCGCACCGGGCGAAATCGTTCGAGAAGCTGGCGGCGGCGTGTTTGGGGTGAAGGAGACGGCGGCTCGGGCCTGCCGAGATCGATGAGCATCAAGACCGATGGGCGGCGAACTTGGCGATGACGCGCCACACCTGTGGCCGTCGCGCAGTGACGCGGCATTGCAGGAAGAGGTCGGACGGAACGGCCTTTGACGAAACCGCGCAAAAAGCGTATTTTCCGCTAAAGACGTGAAACGGCTTTTGAAGGGAGTCCATGCGCGAGGTACCCACCAGCGAATTCACCCGGAATTTCGGACAATACCGGGAAATCGTTCAGCGCGAGCCGATTGCCGTCACAAGCCACGGACGCCCGACGGCCTATCTCGTTTCGGCAGTCGAGTTTGAAGAACTGCAACATTACAAGAAATTGGTGCGGCGGTCCTTTGCCACGACCGAG
It contains:
- a CDS encoding type II toxin-antitoxin system prevent-host-death family antitoxin; the encoded protein is MREVPTSEFTRNFGQYREIVQREPIAVTSHGRPTAYLVSAVEFEELQHYKKLVRRSFATTELTHEETEAIAASRMSPEHDHLNSLLDDK